The Acropora palmata chromosome 10, jaAcrPala1.3, whole genome shotgun sequence genome contains a region encoding:
- the LOC141894543 gene encoding EF-hand calcium-binding domain-containing protein 5-like, producing the protein MAAAAAFTKEPIKATEFEFEVVDLGQDQDLEDGDVIRGESISPEQLGRDRSRSLSISEVMYHQLNGTDRMASPVVRAFTRSAVNRWRGNVEKKITKRLMEVKAERKKRDAESKELVRLVARTVPFDVLAKDWLNDNEITSEVRIYLLENLLPTLILGVEKLLSEVEKRDLAFSEGFCPTFNPIDFLAQFLMRNNPRFSNFAEASPYAKGIRKVVEDLKKEVFSLEDNKLAKLKAEAKKRREAREKEEHKKNLENRRRSIAMEEQFPEWTADWNGILPLSVVQNVLRSFQEEVHGNLPEEIRKGAAFIIPLEPTDTSGKMINMKEFKEYLRPYAGNLSKEAFNAFVEHLSRCAAHYRTATVREAMRLTLRNLFLSCDMKNAGLLDRKRILDILSSFYDNAVETIRNILQNPRKWPVLDVEEASPENEEYIPNTDGAETEQQMQEESADNKEDGEAKEKSTEEKVEGTQGGEERTEEQHKNKESMNGERAGEEIVQDDANNRNEEDRKEEIKKQLIDDEEEDKKLLDSIPDEIDDDMEQEDTETSASTLPRPKSGTEGSAFDENSLNQPQFIHLLEKFMGHTPVKHVFDDLVRFVRASYRETDDERIARMNKARMEARSAKRRHQVDALYELWDVNTSGYLELDEIQVVLGKWRTDGIENFKEALQVFSEVNSTLDKRSFRQCIDTIVKLLTDEDAFDSLIDFLTKSVERSFEERKRGDARKRWMTMIDAAAQTGGAQLDPVYRAVFHVLNKDAEEYGKGKIIGASVSMLENNDDAVQLYRGETVLRYVACTVDDIPHVLGKILYRDMKAISWTVLDSGKPIHVPKVATHSGIVLWNHYRKQEGAEGSFIALPLKDHERRVIGILGIDTLADPHKGVFITHEISFFQGVAKALSQAIQFVDIRRKTLRVAESAVSWILRRSPNVQNVNVYLVEPGLKPSDGLVLRRMMTLGHNGVNQHYTHPPRLDRKDNLFRDYLFKCVESSETITADAYGERHMAFPLRDGEGKAVAVVDISIGELKALPPHENKEIQRMLRLLAIAHREVAREITSGAAEKNIVLEVEKEYEDARIDVLFDRLMLLDLRENVGRLDARAFAEIKSYKDPPKVIHDILKAVLGIFHADRLQQERFDEWSTCKQLVNADLVRLITDYDPTAKSNVRGVNAKSLAAKLQNVPQGAVAKHGSLPAQYLFNWAFVCLSLIEHTEKMSETRPGKVVSPAKSEVVTDFGKGRPSPQDTLTRSEGTD; encoded by the exons ATGGCTGCTGCAGCGGCTTTCACAAAAGAGCCTATTAAAGCCacagaatttgaatttgaagttgTAGACCTTGGTCAAGACCAAGATCTTGAAGATGGTGATGTTATAAGGGGCGAGAGCATATCTCCTGAACAGTTGGGCAGAGACAGATCCAGAAGCTTATCGATTTCTGAGGTCATGTATCATCAGTTAAATGGCACAGATAGAATGGCGTCACCAGTGGTAAGAGCTTTTACAAGAAGTGCTGTTAACAGATGGCGCGGAAAtgtggaaaagaaaatcactAAGAGGTTAATGGAAGTGAAGGCGGAGAGAAAGAAACGCGATGCTGAGTCGAAAGAACTTGTACGCCTTGTTGCTAGGACGGTACCTTTTGACGTTTTAGCCAAGGACTGGCTCAATGATAATGAGATCACCTCAGAAGTGAGAATCTATTTGTTGGAGAATCTCTTGCCGACTCTAATTCTAGGAGTTGAAAAACTTCTTAGTGAAGTTGAAAAAAGGGACTTGGCCTTTTCAGAGGGGTTCTGTCCAACTTTCAATCCTATAGATTTTTTGGCTCAGTTTCTTATGAGGAACAATCCAAGGTTTAGTAATTTTGCTGAGGCATCCCCTTATGCTAAAGGAATCCGGAAAGTTGTAGAAGATCTTAAGAAGGAGGTTTTTTCATTGGAAGATAACAAATTGGCCAAGCTTAAGGCTGAAGCtaagaagagaagagaagcaagagaaaaggaagaacataaaaaaaacttggagAACCGGCGTCGTTCTATTGCCATGGAGGAACAGTTCCCTGAATGGACAGCTGATTGGAATGGAATTCTCCCTTTGTCGGTT GTTCAAAATGTGTTACGATCATTTCAAGAGGAAGTTCATGGAAATCTCCCAGAAGAAATCAGAAAAG GAGCTGCCTTTATAATACCTCTTGAGCCAACAGACACTTCGGGAAAAATGATCAATATGAAGGAATTTAAAGAA tatCTTCGACCTTATGCTGGTAACTTGTCAAAGGAAGCATTCAATGCATTTGTGGAGCATTTATCTCGTTGTGCTGCACACTATCGCACCGCCACTGTCAGGGAAGCAATGAG actTACTCTTAGAAATCTATTCTTGAGCTGTGATATGAAAAAT gCTGGTTTGTTGGACAGGAAGCGAATTTTGGACATTCTCAGTTCATTTTATGACAATGCTGTTGAAACCATAAGGAATATTTTGCAAAACCCAAGAAAAT GGCCTGTTTTGGATGTAGAGGAGGCAAGCCCTGAGAATGAAGAATACATACCAAACACTGATGGAGCAGAGACAGAGCAACAAATGCAAGAGGAATCAGCTGACAACAAAGAGGATGGAGAAGCTAAAGAAAAATCTACAGAAGAAAAAGTGGAAGGGACACAGGGGGGAGAAGAGAGGACAGAGGAACAgcacaaaaataaagaaagtatGAATGGAGAAAGAG CTGGAGAGGAAATCGTTCAAGATGATGCAAACAACAGAAATGAAGAGGACAGGAAagaggaaataaagaaacagctaattgatgatgaagaagaagacaaaaaattattggattcCATACCAGATGAAA TTGATGATGACATGGAGCAGGAAGACACAGAAACATCAGCCAGTACGCTACCCAGACCTAAATCAGGAACAGAAGGCTCAGCATTTGATGAGAATTCACTTAATCAACCACAATTTATACATCTGTTGGAGAAGTTTATGGGGCATACTCCAGTCAA ACATGTGTTTGATGATCTTGTGCGTTTTGTAAGAGCATCATACAGGGAAACTGATGATGAGAGAATTGCAAGGATGAACAAG GCCCGTATGGAAGCTCGTTCAGCTAAAAGGCGCCACCAAGTAGATGCTCTCTATGAGTTGTGGGATGTTAATACCTCGGGATACCTTGAACTGGATGAGATACAAGTTGTGTTAGGCAAATGGCGGACAGATGGAATTGAGAACTTTAAAGAAG CATTGCAAGTGTTTAGTGAGGTGAACAGTACCCTTGACAAACGCTCTTTCCGCCAGTGCATCGATaccattgtcaaattattaACTGACGAAGATGCATTTGATTCACTCATTGACTTTCTTACTAAGAGTGTCGAG CGGTCTTTCGAGGAGCGCAAGCGTGGTGATGCTCGAAAACGTTGGATGACAATGATCGATGCGGCTGCCCAGACTGGCGGTGCCCAACTCGATCCAGTTTACCGCGCGGTGTTTCACGTACTCAATAAAGACGCCGAAGAGTATGGGAAAGGAAAGATCATTGGTGCATCTGTGAGCATGCTCGAAAACAACGATGACGCTGTTCAGCTATACCGCGGGGAAACAGTCTTACGTTATGTGGCTTGTACTGTGGATGACATTCCGCATGTGCTGGGTAAAATTCTTTACAGAGATATGAAGGCGATCAGCTGGACTGTCTTGGACTCGGGAAAGCCGATTCACGTTCCTAAAGTGGCCACTCACTCGGGGATTGTTTTGTGGAATCATTATCGAAAACAGGAG gGTGCAGAGGGCTCGTTCATCGCTCTTCCTCTCAAAGACCACGAGCGACGTGTTATCGGAATCCTTGGCATTGACACCTTAGCGGATCCTCATAAAGGAGTATTTATCACCCACGAGATCAGCTTCTTTCAGGGGGTGGCTAAAGCCCTCAGTCAAGCAATACAGTTTGTTGACATTCGGCGCAAGACCCTCAGAGTGGCTGAGTCAGCGGTCTCTTGGATTCTTCGTCGCAGCCCTAATGTACAGAATGTGAATGTGTACCTTGTAGAGCCTGGGTTGAAG CCCAGTGATGGCCTTGTTCTTCGTCGCATGATGACCTTGGGTCATAATGGAGTGAATCAACACTACACTCATCCACCCAGACTGGACAGAAAGGATAATCTCTTTAG GGACTACTTGTTCAAATGTGTGGAGAGTTCAGAAACCATCACTGCAGATGCTTATGGTGAGCGACACATGGCCTTTCCTCTCAGGGATGGAGAAGGGAAAGCTGTTGCTGTGGTAGACATCAGCATTGGTGAACTAAAGGCACTTCCGCCACATGAGAACAAAGAAATACAGCGCATGCTCAGATTGCTTGCTATTGCGCACAGAGAAGTGGCTCGTGAAATCACTTCCGGCGCAGCAGAAAAGAACATCGTGTTAG AGGTTGAAAAAGAGTACGAAGACGCTCGCATTGATGTTCTGTTTGACCGACTCATGCTTTTGGACTTGAGAGAGAACGTGGGGAGACTTGATGCAAG AGCCTTCGCTGAGATCAAGAGCTATAAAGACCCACCCAAAGTGATTCACGACATTCTCAAGGCAGTGCTGGGAATTTTCCATGCGGATCGTTTACAACAGGAGCGGTTTGACGAGTGGAGCACCTGTAAACAGCTTGTTAATGCTGATCTAGTGCGGCTGATCACAGATTATGACCCCACAGCTAAGAGCAACGTGCGTGGAGTGAATGCTAAATCATTGGCTGCAAAACTGCAAA ATGTGCCTCAAGGAGCGGTTGCGAAACATGGCTCGTTACCTGCGCAGTATCTGTTCAACTGGGCATTTGTCTGTTTGTCACTAATCGAGCATACTGAGAAAATGAGCGAAACGCGACCAGGAAAAGTCGTGAGCCCAGCAAAGAGCGAAGTGGTCACTGACTTCGGAAAGGGACGACCCTCGCCTCAGGACACGTTGACGCGGTCAGAAGGGACTGACTGA
- the LOC141894927 gene encoding uncharacterized protein LOC141894927 → MSSADCCCAMWQSPIQGALRPAIWLPKVRDLHSCYETWIIPETTPEVCLSNLIEAVDRLSETEKMHINKVQSHKNFVQIFSFTQAEWLDVVEIEFQPGRERGTLGKAKSFSTGLFPLMIPFAFLLNMIFFFVPFYDNKYNKMRLERIRSHMKLNIELIKDVP, encoded by the exons ATGTCATCCGCGGACTGCTGCTGTGCTATGTGGCAATCGCCCATCCAGGGAGCGCTGAGACCAGCCATTTGGCTTCCAAAAGTCAGGGACCTCCACAGCTGTTACGAAAC GTGGATTATACCTGAAACAACCCCTGAAGTCTGTTTATCAAATTTGATAGAAGCTGTAGACAGACTaagtgaaactgaaaaaatgcaTATCAATAAG GTTCAATCacacaaaaattttgttcagATCTTTTCTTTCACCCAAGCTGAATGGCTAGATGTtgttgaaattgaatttcaacCAGGGAGGGAAAGAGGAACTCTTGGCAAG gcaaaatcattttcaactgGTCTCTTTCCTCTCATGATCCCATTTGCCTTTCTGTTAAACATG atcttcttttttgttccatTCTATGACAACAAATACAATAAGATGAGATTGGAGAGGATTCGCAGCCATATGAAACTCAATATTGAATTAATTAAGGATGTCCCTTAA